The proteins below are encoded in one region of Engraulis encrasicolus isolate BLACKSEA-1 chromosome 1, IST_EnEncr_1.0, whole genome shotgun sequence:
- the rnf11a gene encoding RING finger protein 11a, which produces MGNCLSSQSADDLSLLNDSEGASLPGEPPPPYQERVLPQVAPVFHPTPSQPRLAAQLTEEEQIRVAQRIGLIQHLPRGIYQPSQEQHPEKVLKECVICMMDFEMGDEVRYLPCVHTYHVDCIDAWLMRSFTCPSCLEPVDAALLCSYQTN; this is translated from the exons ATGGGGAACTGCTTGTCCTCCCAGAGTGCGGATGATCTGTCGCTCCTGAACGACTCCGAGGGAGCCAGCCTACCCGGGGAGCCACCGCCTCCTTACCAG gagcgcGTGCTGCCGCAGGTGGCTCCTGTGTTCCACCCGACCCCGTCTCAGCCACGGCTGGCGGCCCAGCTGACGGAGGAGGAGCAGATCAGGGTGGCCCAGCGCATCGGCCTCATCCAACACCTGCCCAGAGGCATATACCAGCCCTCGCAGGAGCAGCACCCAGAGAAGGTGCTCAAAGA gTGTGTGATCTGCATGATGGACTTTGAGATGGGGGATGAGGTGCGCTACCTGCCGTGCGTTCACACCTACCATGTGGACTGCATCGATGCCTGGCTCATGCGCTCCTTCACCTGTCCCTCCTGCCTCGAACCCGTGGAcgccgccctgctctgctcctaCCAGACCaactga